One window of Gemmatimonas sp. UBA7669 genomic DNA carries:
- the fliJ gene encoding flagellar export protein FliJ → MSFKFRLQRILELREQHEQAKARELAAAQAAADEAQRAKDAIASLRADSHAQLHSTTRAAPRIGHLHQLGTVLASLDERLIVADDVVKHADAGVHQAQSLLEEAARDRRVLDRLRERHAEAWRSDEAQKDRVRMDEVALMQFARKLDTKDAPPGTSADGTNHRDGTAR, encoded by the coding sequence GTGAGCTTCAAGTTCCGCCTGCAGCGCATTCTCGAACTGCGGGAGCAGCATGAGCAGGCCAAAGCGCGGGAACTGGCGGCCGCCCAGGCCGCCGCGGACGAAGCGCAGCGTGCCAAGGACGCCATTGCCTCGCTGCGCGCCGATTCACACGCCCAGCTGCATTCCACGACCCGTGCCGCCCCCCGTATCGGGCACCTCCACCAGCTTGGCACGGTTCTCGCTTCTCTCGATGAACGACTGATTGTCGCCGACGACGTGGTGAAACACGCGGACGCCGGTGTGCACCAGGCCCAATCGTTGCTCGAGGAAGCCGCACGTGATCGCCGCGTGCTTGATCGCCTCAGGGAACGGCACGCCGAGGCCTGGCGATCGGACGAGGCACAGAAGGACCGCGTACGGATGGACGAAGTCGCTCTGATGCAGTTCGCTCGCAAGCTCGATACGAAGGACGCGCCTCCCGGCACCTCCGCCGATGGCACGAACCACCGTGATGGAACCGCGCGATGA
- a CDS encoding M15 family metallopeptidase, protein MNIFTATNRSSAEPARATAPRNARVRDLAGNDVRSTDVRASDDTGSDSRVDDREEGSDRRIRSKSPEFAALLALLAGAGQQVRNEFLQQLPDESASLVDRLLEEAAGNTPSQDIASPVAMQVAEPGTAANASDAASAMASGGAGAASDAMRYGMLQKQSDADPTSDVVDLPAYARAREARGNEAREGVQGSLDGLARAASRLQGMDNDKALEVLSRVASSRGSSLEQLLALGDTRGANTRAQLDALIAKAGTPEGARLAARALMNEAGAALDPVTDARTNAALPAAASSRAAALRNGILRADTAAEVTSLDVATADRSLEGLSPELRARVERVMERMKNEYGHDVTLVETTRSQERQDWLFAQGRTRSGPVVTWTRDSAHTRGEAVDVMIDGSWDNAAGFARLQRIAREEGLRTLGMKDPGHLELPSASSPVDRAAEARAKVDARIPQDTANGRGVASVARVAGVAGVARVADQGAAAATGAEAFASGTATLQAASSNGHQGHGHAFGRGERDESGKPLNNGKALGKDAQLGEGRGNDQAAFGAFGGPSGTPGHTGVTGADRAAQVGGSPASTQAERVSDIQQMRADAPATPLNRMTLNVESAPGIEERITIDVRGNTVQTQITTDASTADRMRLRTADLQDALGRHGLESDRLRIRSNGSTDSVELSRAVSGEREAQRVGHTGQSSTPDQQSGNSARERTPAREYQDEARRDSSSRARDDRQEQQQQRQGAPRPAFTLFGNE, encoded by the coding sequence ATGAACATTTTCACCGCCACCAATCGCAGCAGCGCCGAGCCGGCGCGCGCGACGGCACCGCGCAACGCGCGTGTGCGTGACCTGGCAGGCAACGACGTCCGTTCGACTGACGTACGCGCTTCGGACGACACGGGCAGCGACTCCCGCGTCGATGATCGCGAGGAAGGCAGCGACCGCCGCATCCGCAGCAAGAGCCCCGAGTTTGCCGCGCTGCTCGCGCTGCTGGCGGGCGCCGGGCAGCAGGTGCGGAACGAGTTCCTGCAACAGTTGCCCGACGAGAGTGCGTCACTCGTCGACCGTCTGCTCGAAGAAGCGGCCGGCAATACGCCCTCCCAGGACATTGCGTCGCCCGTTGCCATGCAGGTCGCTGAACCCGGCACGGCCGCCAACGCCTCAGACGCAGCCTCCGCCATGGCCTCTGGTGGTGCGGGCGCAGCCAGCGATGCCATGCGCTACGGAATGCTGCAGAAGCAGAGCGATGCGGACCCGACGAGCGATGTCGTGGACCTGCCGGCCTACGCCCGCGCCCGCGAAGCCCGCGGAAACGAGGCGCGTGAGGGCGTGCAGGGTTCACTCGATGGATTGGCCCGTGCGGCGTCGCGCCTGCAGGGCATGGACAACGACAAGGCCCTCGAAGTGCTCTCGCGTGTGGCCTCGAGCCGCGGCAGTTCGCTCGAACAACTGCTGGCGCTCGGCGACACGCGCGGCGCAAACACACGCGCACAGCTCGATGCACTCATTGCCAAGGCCGGCACGCCAGAAGGCGCGCGCCTCGCCGCGCGCGCCCTCATGAACGAAGCCGGGGCCGCACTCGATCCGGTGACGGATGCCCGGACCAACGCCGCATTGCCCGCCGCTGCCAGCAGCCGCGCCGCGGCCCTGCGCAATGGCATCCTGCGCGCCGACACCGCCGCCGAAGTCACCTCGCTCGACGTGGCCACCGCCGACCGCTCGCTCGAGGGCCTGAGCCCCGAGCTGCGCGCGCGTGTGGAGCGCGTCATGGAGCGCATGAAGAACGAATACGGACACGACGTGACGCTCGTGGAAACCACGCGGTCGCAGGAGCGACAGGACTGGTTGTTTGCGCAGGGTCGCACGCGTTCCGGCCCGGTCGTGACCTGGACCCGCGACTCCGCGCACACGCGCGGCGAAGCCGTGGACGTCATGATCGATGGTTCGTGGGACAACGCCGCCGGCTTTGCCCGCCTCCAGCGCATCGCGCGTGAGGAAGGGCTGCGCACGCTGGGCATGAAGGACCCCGGGCATCTCGAGTTGCCTTCGGCCTCCTCGCCGGTGGATCGCGCCGCCGAAGCGCGTGCGAAGGTCGATGCGCGCATTCCGCAGGACACGGCCAATGGCCGCGGCGTGGCCTCGGTGGCCCGCGTGGCCGGTGTCGCTGGCGTGGCGCGGGTGGCCGATCAGGGCGCCGCAGCGGCGACGGGCGCGGAGGCGTTTGCCTCGGGCACGGCCACGCTGCAGGCAGCCTCCTCAAATGGTCATCAGGGTCACGGCCATGCCTTTGGCCGCGGTGAGCGCGATGAATCGGGCAAGCCGCTCAACAACGGCAAGGCGCTGGGCAAGGACGCACAACTTGGCGAAGGCCGCGGCAATGACCAGGCAGCCTTCGGCGCCTTTGGCGGACCTTCCGGCACACCCGGACACACAGGCGTGACCGGCGCCGACCGCGCCGCGCAGGTGGGTGGCAGCCCGGCGTCCACGCAGGCCGAGCGCGTCTCCGACATCCAGCAGATGCGCGCGGATGCCCCGGCCACGCCACTCAATCGCATGACGCTCAACGTGGAGAGTGCGCCCGGCATCGAGGAGCGCATCACCATCGATGTGCGCGGCAACACGGTGCAGACGCAGATCACCACCGACGCGAGCACGGCCGACCGCATGCGGCTGCGCACCGCCGACCTGCAGGATGCTCTGGGTCGTCACGGCCTCGAGAGCGATCGCCTGCGTATCCGCAGCAACGGCAGCACCGACTCCGTGGAGCTCTCGCGCGCCGTCTCCGGCGAGCGTGAGGCACAGCGGGTTGGGCACACCGGCCAGAGCAGCACGCCGGATCAGCAGTCGGGCAACAGTGCGCGCGAGCGCACACCCGCCCGGGAGTACCAGGACGAGGCCCGCCGCGATTCGTCGTCGCGTGCCCGTGATGATCGACAGGAGCAGCAGCAGCAGCGGCAGGGAGCGCCGCGTCCCGCGTTCACCCTCTTCGGAAACGAGTGA
- a CDS encoding flagellar basal body-associated FliL family protein: protein MANEDAQVAEEAAPASKPKLPLLIGMVAVGLAVGGGTGAAFLGPMVAKKLGKEVTPVVAHADSAGAEDEAAAEDSTAEGAATPVHLLENLVLNPAGSGGSRFLLLTVAMEVGSAKAAEDFKNRDAELRDIILTSLGTKSVDELTDISRREAFKKELHTAVTARFGKKAVKSLYFPQFVVQ from the coding sequence ATGGCCAACGAAGACGCTCAGGTCGCTGAAGAAGCCGCCCCCGCCAGCAAGCCCAAGCTGCCCCTGCTCATCGGCATGGTGGCCGTGGGCCTGGCCGTCGGTGGTGGCACCGGCGCCGCCTTCCTGGGCCCCATGGTGGCCAAGAAGCTCGGCAAGGAAGTCACCCCCGTGGTCGCGCATGCCGATTCCGCCGGCGCCGAAGACGAGGCGGCGGCAGAAGACTCCACCGCGGAAGGCGCCGCCACCCCGGTGCACCTGCTCGAGAATCTGGTGCTCAACCCGGCCGGCTCAGGCGGTAGCCGCTTCCTGCTGCTCACCGTGGCCATGGAAGTCGGCTCGGCCAAGGCCGCCGAAGACTTCAAGAATCGCGACGCCGAATTGCGCGACATCATCCTCACCTCGCTGGGCACCAAGTCGGTGGACGAACTCACCGACATCTCGCGGCGTGAGGCCTTCAAGAAGGAATTGCACACGGCCGTGACCGCCCGCTTCGGCAAGAAGGCCGTCAAGAGCCTCTACTTCCCGCAGTTCGTCGTTCAGTAA
- a CDS encoding magnesium transporter MgtE N-terminal domain-containing protein, whose product MKQLLIPIVIGVLAGLGGGSGYAYMQASAKYAADSARIADSLKTLPADSLAKAADAEAAHNDAAHADSVLADSTAVDSAHAALPLTPADSLRALIEAREALKNAGAKPAPNTVAQGMAAAKTAAAAPSTPPASTPAGAPAGAPAANTAAPSASTTRAATIVKDARDAALQTALPEQRLAKIFGAMNAKDAAKVLDQMTDSDVRAILAMMNDRQAAAILAAFPAARAAAITKGAVKAPGAVTP is encoded by the coding sequence ATGAAGCAGTTGCTCATCCCCATTGTCATCGGAGTGCTGGCCGGCCTTGGCGGCGGGTCGGGCTACGCCTATATGCAGGCCTCGGCAAAGTACGCCGCCGACTCGGCGCGAATTGCCGACAGCCTGAAGACCTTGCCGGCAGACTCGCTGGCCAAGGCCGCCGACGCGGAGGCCGCACACAACGACGCCGCGCACGCGGATAGCGTACTGGCCGATTCCACCGCGGTCGACAGCGCGCATGCCGCACTGCCGCTGACGCCGGCCGATTCACTGCGCGCGCTCATTGAAGCCCGCGAGGCCCTCAAGAACGCCGGTGCCAAGCCGGCCCCCAACACCGTGGCGCAGGGCATGGCGGCCGCAAAGACCGCTGCTGCCGCGCCTTCAACGCCGCCAGCAAGCACGCCGGCTGGCGCACCGGCTGGCGCACCAGCTGCCAACACTGCCGCCCCCTCCGCGTCCACCACGCGGGCCGCCACCATCGTGAAAGATGCGCGGGATGCCGCGCTGCAGACCGCACTGCCCGAGCAGCGTCTGGCCAAGATCTTCGGCGCCATGAATGCCAAGGATGCCGCCAAGGTGCTCGATCAGATGACCGACAGCGATGTGCGCGCCATCCTGGCCATGATGAATGACCGGCAGGCCGCCGCCATTCTCGCCGCGTTTCCGGCAGCTCGCGCCGCCGCCATCACCAAGGGTGCTGTCAAGGCGCCAGGAGCGGTCACGCCGTGA
- the fliP gene encoding flagellar type III secretion system pore protein FliP (The bacterial flagellar biogenesis protein FliP forms a type III secretion system (T3SS)-type pore required for flagellar assembly.): MFIAGLGVVAALAFVLGLGALCLWGLKRWGAGPLRARTRVPVEVVQRVPLGPKTGLAVVRVGEKVMALSVGDGGVRPLFELDEADRQRVIATSLVPMPLESSAEATAAFAPIAPAGFATNFGAMLGQSLRRELGMSASAVTPTQTQTQTPTPTPTAVRVEAAAPMASVAPASVVKAIAVCSSVDAEIPRFLTAPSRSSNDRDFRSMLGVSLSGATKLAVLVGAMVLTAAPALSAQTATQTATQTATQPALQPPVAPAAPTIPAAAGRQPLRTATPARAATAPGAAQTAAQTQPRTGNGATVANQGTASTRPTNNMVTAPAATPNGNAAAATPAPIAADDAVMRMMPQMDIQLGGNGEGEGLRLNGTVGIVVMMGLLTLLPTLILMMTGFTRILIVLHFLKQAMGTQTAPPGQLLAGMALLLTGFVMGPTLAEVNRTAVTPWLDGQMTQVEMMKTGVQPLRAFMLKQTRESDLKAFIEMSRMPRPATVDDVPLHVLMSAFVASELRTAFQIGFAIYLPFIIIDAVVASVLMSMGMFMLPPAMISLPFKLLLFVLVDGWSLTITSLVQSFK; the protein is encoded by the coding sequence ATGTTCATCGCCGGACTCGGAGTCGTTGCTGCGCTGGCCTTTGTGCTGGGGCTCGGGGCCTTGTGCCTCTGGGGCCTCAAGCGCTGGGGAGCCGGGCCGTTGCGCGCGCGCACGCGAGTGCCGGTGGAAGTCGTGCAGCGTGTGCCACTCGGTCCCAAGACGGGGCTCGCGGTGGTGCGCGTGGGCGAGAAGGTGATGGCACTCAGTGTTGGTGACGGCGGTGTGCGTCCGCTGTTCGAGTTGGATGAAGCCGATCGGCAGCGCGTGATTGCGACGAGCCTGGTGCCCATGCCGCTCGAGTCGAGCGCCGAGGCCACGGCGGCGTTTGCGCCCATCGCCCCCGCGGGGTTCGCGACGAACTTCGGCGCGATGCTGGGTCAGTCGCTGCGCAGGGAATTGGGGATGTCCGCGTCGGCGGTGACCCCGACTCAGACCCAGACCCAAACCCCGACCCCGACCCCGACTGCAGTTCGCGTCGAGGCTGCTGCCCCAATGGCTTCCGTCGCACCGGCTTCTGTGGTCAAGGCTATCGCAGTTTGCAGTTCTGTAGACGCCGAAATCCCTCGGTTTCTCACTGCTCCGTCCCGCAGTTCAAACGACCGCGACTTCCGCAGCATGCTCGGCGTCTCGCTGAGCGGCGCCACCAAACTGGCCGTGCTCGTGGGCGCGATGGTGCTCACCGCCGCACCAGCCCTCAGCGCCCAGACCGCGACCCAGACCGCGACCCAGACTGCGACCCAGCCGGCATTGCAGCCGCCCGTCGCGCCGGCCGCGCCCACCATCCCGGCCGCCGCCGGGCGTCAGCCCTTGCGCACCGCCACACCGGCTCGCGCCGCGACTGCCCCTGGCGCCGCACAAACCGCTGCGCAGACCCAGCCGCGCACCGGCAACGGAGCGACGGTCGCCAATCAAGGCACGGCCAGCACGCGGCCCACCAACAACATGGTCACCGCGCCCGCTGCCACGCCCAATGGCAATGCGGCCGCGGCCACGCCGGCGCCAATCGCTGCCGATGATGCCGTCATGCGCATGATGCCGCAGATGGACATCCAGCTGGGCGGCAACGGCGAAGGCGAAGGCCTGCGTCTCAATGGCACGGTGGGCATCGTGGTCATGATGGGGCTGCTCACGCTGCTCCCCACACTGATCCTGATGATGACGGGTTTCACCCGCATCCTCATCGTACTGCACTTCCTCAAGCAGGCCATGGGTACACAGACGGCGCCGCCGGGTCAGTTGCTGGCCGGCATGGCGCTGCTGCTCACAGGCTTTGTCATGGGCCCCACGCTCGCCGAAGTGAATCGCACGGCCGTCACGCCCTGGCTCGATGGGCAGATGACGCAGGTGGAGATGATGAAGACCGGTGTGCAGCCGCTCAGAGCCTTCATGCTCAAGCAGACGCGTGAGTCGGACCTCAAGGCCTTCATCGAGATGAGCCGCATGCCACGCCCCGCCACGGTCGACGACGTGCCACTGCATGTGCTCATGTCGGCCTTTGTGGCGAGCGAGTTGCGCACGGCCTTTCAGATCGGCTTCGCCATTTACCTGCCGTTCATCATCATCGACGCCGTCGTTGCCTCGGTGCTCATGAGCATGGGCATGTTCATGCTCCCGCCGGCCATGATTTCATTGCCCTTCAAGCTGCTGCTCTTTGTGCTCGTGGACGGGTGGAGTCTCACCATCACCAGCCTGGTGCAAAGCTTCAAGTAG
- the fliN gene encoding flagellar motor switch protein FliN, whose protein sequence is MNPAEIDALVASAQAAKAAGQPLSSLKEESAAPLSASTARAPQLTDFEQTMLGSTEVPIGMLLDLTLPVSIELGRTSMTVQEILRLGRGSVIQLDRLAGEPIDIYVGDRRFAEGEVVVLGEHFGVRITRVLANPAAAGAANAA, encoded by the coding sequence ATGAATCCCGCTGAAATCGACGCGCTGGTGGCCAGCGCGCAGGCGGCCAAGGCTGCCGGTCAGCCGCTCTCGTCGCTCAAGGAAGAATCGGCCGCGCCGCTCTCGGCATCGACCGCCCGTGCGCCGCAACTCACCGACTTCGAGCAGACCATGCTCGGCAGCACCGAGGTGCCCATCGGCATGCTGCTCGATCTCACACTGCCCGTGTCCATCGAGCTCGGCCGCACGAGCATGACGGTGCAGGAAATTCTCCGCCTCGGTCGCGGCTCGGTCATTCAGCTCGATCGCCTGGCCGGTGAGCCCATCGACATCTACGTCGGCGATCGTCGCTTCGCGGAAGGCGAAGTGGTGGTGCTTGGCGAGCATTTCGGTGTGCGCATCACGCGTGTGCTGGCCAATCCTGCGGCCGCTGGCGCGGCCAACGCGGCGTGA
- a CDS encoding flagellar hook protein FlgE produces MLRSLYAGVSGLRNNQVRMDVIGNNIANVNTVAFKAGRVTFKEGFAQLLQGASRPPGDQGGINPIQIGLGMQIGSIDQIFNQGNLETTGLNTDIAIQGDSFFVVRKGNQSFYTRAGNFQVDALGQLVSPANGFIVQGRMYDNGQIQDGIQDIKLPFGQKVSANPTTEATLAGNLNASAPIFQGDFNDPLDRSLPINEKAWTESQIAVYDSQGTKHDIKLQMWKTGPNSWDWRIDPIASSQQFDVQTDGNSPPSNIALPTPPAGYEILPANVKVYSTTGVEYNSPADFTFDPGSGEITFTANMPINSQIKVGYFMSPDTATASENSGTFTFDNAGILNTNISATLNFAVPGANAVRIDLKLGGGVNGLTQFASTASTAVLRDQNGFTAGTLQNFSIDRFGLITGFFTNGTTSPLARIVLADFNNPSGLQRIGDNMYQESANSGGAVLGFALEGSQSQMTSGALEMSNVDLAQEFTNMIVAQRGFQANGKVVSTSDEILQELMQIKR; encoded by the coding sequence ATGCTTCGTTCCCTCTACGCCGGTGTGTCCGGCCTGCGCAACAACCAGGTGCGCATGGACGTGATCGGTAACAACATCGCCAACGTCAACACGGTGGCCTTCAAGGCCGGCCGCGTGACCTTCAAGGAAGGCTTCGCCCAGCTCCTGCAGGGCGCCAGCCGTCCGCCCGGCGATCAGGGTGGTATCAACCCCATCCAGATCGGTCTCGGCATGCAGATCGGGTCCATCGACCAGATCTTCAACCAGGGCAATCTCGAGACCACCGGTCTCAACACGGACATCGCCATTCAGGGCGACTCGTTCTTCGTCGTGCGCAAGGGCAACCAGTCGTTCTACACGCGCGCCGGCAACTTCCAGGTGGACGCGCTCGGCCAGCTGGTCTCGCCGGCCAACGGCTTCATCGTCCAGGGCCGCATGTACGACAACGGCCAGATCCAGGACGGCATCCAGGACATCAAGCTGCCCTTCGGCCAGAAGGTCTCCGCCAACCCCACCACGGAAGCGACGCTCGCCGGCAACCTGAACGCCTCGGCGCCCATCTTCCAGGGTGACTTCAACGACCCGCTCGATCGCTCGCTGCCCATCAACGAGAAGGCCTGGACGGAATCGCAGATTGCCGTCTACGACTCGCAGGGCACCAAGCACGACATCAAGCTGCAGATGTGGAAGACCGGCCCGAACTCCTGGGACTGGCGCATTGATCCCATCGCGTCGTCGCAGCAGTTCGACGTGCAGACCGACGGCAACTCGCCGCCGAGCAACATCGCGCTGCCCACGCCGCCGGCCGGCTACGAAATCCTGCCCGCCAACGTGAAGGTGTACAGCACCACGGGCGTTGAGTACAACTCACCGGCCGACTTCACCTTCGATCCGGGATCGGGCGAGATCACGTTCACGGCCAACATGCCGATCAACTCGCAGATCAAGGTCGGCTACTTCATGAGCCCGGACACGGCCACGGCCAGCGAGAACAGCGGCACGTTCACGTTCGACAACGCCGGTATCCTCAACACCAACATCTCGGCCACGCTGAACTTCGCCGTGCCGGGTGCCAATGCCGTGCGCATCGACCTCAAGCTCGGCGGCGGCGTGAACGGTCTGACGCAGTTCGCCTCCACGGCCTCCACCGCCGTGCTGCGCGACCAGAACGGCTTCACGGCCGGTACGCTGCAGAACTTCTCCATCGACCGTTTCGGTCTGATCACGGGCTTCTTCACCAACGGCACCACCTCGCCGCTGGCCCGCATCGTGCTCGCCGACTTCAACAACCCGTCCGGTCTCCAGCGCATCGGCGACAACATGTACCAGGAGTCGGCCAACTCCGGCGGCGCCGTGCTCGGCTTCGCCCTCGAAGGCTCCCAGTCGCAGATGACCAGCGGCGCCCTGGAAATGTCGAACGTGGACCTGGCGCAGGAATTCACGAACATGATCGTGGCCCAGCGCGGCTTCCAGGCCAACGGCAAGGTGGTCTCCACCTCCGACGAAATCCTGCAGGAGCTGATGCAGATCAAACGCTAA
- a CDS encoding flagellar hook assembly protein FlgD: MITAVRSMFSTPAYNTTANEETDKQQTQSPVPGAEPPKEPAEPSAPRTSLPTNGTMGRDEFLKMLVAQLKNQDPLNPMDGKDMAAQLAQFSTVEQLIAMNKTMDETKAAQAAMTDAIESLEETQNERADELAQLIEGQMAMATVGKVGVTPGNNAFVDKDGNGEIFIDTAGRSGTGRIVMTNDKGETVGMAIVGDIKAGQHSFKLGDYVWDPKLEPGTYTYKFQVAKDGGPWSETTTYTAGRITGMRYQDGNPILTIGDKVSVPMSRLTQIRA, translated from the coding sequence ATGATCACCGCTGTCCGCAGCATGTTCTCCACGCCGGCCTACAACACCACGGCCAACGAGGAGACCGACAAGCAGCAGACGCAGTCGCCGGTGCCCGGAGCCGAGCCCCCCAAGGAGCCGGCCGAGCCCTCCGCGCCGCGCACGTCGCTGCCCACCAACGGCACCATGGGGCGCGATGAGTTCCTCAAGATGCTGGTGGCGCAGCTGAAGAATCAGGACCCGCTCAACCCCATGGACGGCAAGGACATGGCCGCGCAGCTCGCGCAGTTCTCCACCGTCGAGCAGCTCATCGCCATGAACAAGACCATGGATGAGACGAAGGCCGCGCAAGCGGCGATGACCGATGCCATCGAATCGCTCGAGGAAACGCAGAACGAGCGGGCCGATGAACTCGCGCAGCTCATCGAGGGCCAGATGGCCATGGCCACCGTCGGCAAGGTGGGCGTCACGCCCGGCAACAACGCCTTCGTCGACAAGGATGGCAATGGCGAGATCTTCATTGACACCGCAGGACGCAGCGGCACGGGCCGCATCGTGATGACCAATGACAAGGGCGAAACCGTCGGGATGGCCATCGTGGGTGACATCAAGGCGGGGCAGCATTCGTTCAAGCTGGGCGACTATGTCTGGGACCCGAAGCTCGAGCCCGGCACCTACACCTACAAGTTCCAGGTCGCAAAGGATGGCGGCCCGTGGTCGGAAACCACGACGTACACCGCCGGACGGATTACCGGCATGCGCTACCAAGACGGTAACCCCATCCTGACCATCGGCGACAAGGTGTCGGTTCCGATGTCCCGACTCACCCAGATCCGCGCCTGA
- a CDS encoding flagellar motor switch protein FliM — protein MSSETLSQTDIDRLLGGGGTSRNTASFATQGLDVQVYDFRRPHRVSKERLRTLEAMYERLVKGLEAWLISRVRGQIEVRLQSVEQFSFGEFTLSLPMPCSSFIFDIAGTGQKGVIDVGPEFSTYIVDRLFGGEGGGSALTRALTPIERMAVRSVADKVAALLQEIWQDHVPMDINITGFESSPEILQVVNREDPVLVANVEFSTGNVSSLLLLCLPFSVLDKFFTSSGQQRLALLTTNEQERETTRLRSEAALRATKVPLTARLPDFQLSMRDLANIAEGSIIPTGIPKDARVLVRAGLQERFIGHAGRVNGNLAVRIVDALPTASTPDSRTSA, from the coding sequence ATGAGCTCGGAAACCCTCTCACAAACCGACATCGACCGCCTGCTCGGTGGCGGCGGCACGTCGCGCAACACGGCGTCGTTCGCCACGCAGGGCCTCGATGTGCAGGTCTACGACTTCCGGCGTCCGCACCGCGTCTCCAAGGAGCGCCTGCGCACGCTGGAAGCCATGTACGAGCGTCTGGTGAAGGGCCTCGAAGCCTGGCTCATCTCGCGCGTGCGCGGACAGATCGAAGTGCGCCTGCAGAGCGTGGAGCAGTTCTCCTTCGGTGAGTTCACGCTCTCGCTGCCCATGCCCTGCTCGTCCTTCATCTTCGACATTGCGGGCACGGGGCAGAAGGGCGTCATCGACGTGGGTCCCGAGTTCAGCACCTACATCGTGGACCGGCTCTTCGGTGGCGAAGGCGGTGGCAGCGCCCTCACGCGCGCCCTCACGCCCATCGAGCGCATGGCCGTGCGCAGCGTGGCCGACAAGGTTGCCGCGCTTCTGCAGGAAATCTGGCAGGACCATGTGCCCATGGATATCAACATCACGGGCTTCGAATCGTCGCCGGAAATCCTCCAGGTCGTCAACCGTGAAGATCCGGTGCTGGTGGCCAACGTGGAGTTCAGCACGGGCAACGTGAGCAGCCTGCTGCTGCTCTGCCTTCCCTTCTCGGTGCTCGACAAGTTCTTCACCTCGAGTGGTCAGCAGCGTCTCGCGCTGCTCACCACCAACGAGCAGGAGCGCGAAACGACGCGCCTGCGCAGTGAAGCCGCGCTGCGCGCCACCAAGGTGCCGCTCACCGCGCGCCTCCCCGACTTCCAGCTCTCCATGCGTGACCTCGCGAACATCGCCGAGGGCAGCATCATCCCCACCGGCATTCCCAAGGACGCCCGCGTTCTCGTGCGTGCCGGTCTGCAGGAACGCTTCATCGGCCACGCCGGCCGCGTGAACGGCAACCTGGCAGTGCGCATCGTCGATGCCCTGCCCACCGCTTCGACCCCCGACTCCCGGACTTCCGCATGA